Below is a window of Dehalococcoidia bacterium DNA.
GAAGCGGCCGCCCGGGGACCAGAAAACGAGGCAGCCGTCGCCGAGGAAGCGCAACTCCTTCGACGAGAGCGACTCGAGCAAGTAGAGGTTGTGCTCCTTGCGGTTGAGGCTGTAAGTCGAGAGCACCATCTGCGAGCCGTCCGGCGACCACTTCATCTCCCCCGCGTACCCCTCCCGCAGATAGTACGTCAGCGGTTCGCCCGAGCCGTCCGAGAGCGCGATGTGCATCACAAAGGGCCACGCGACGGGACTGAAGGCGATGCGGCTTCCGTCCGGCGACCACGAGATCGCCAGGCTGCCCGGCGCCCGTTGCCCGGGCGGCGACGACAGCAGCCGCCCGGCGTTCGCGACCAGCTGGACAACGCCTGCCCCGTCCACCGTAAGGAGCTGCCAGCCGAGCGCGTCGTCCTGGGCGAACGCGAGCCGGCGTCCGTCGGGTGACGGCACGAAGCCGGTTAACACGGACGCGACCTTATAGATGCCGCGGACGCTGCCGTCGCGGGCGAGCCAGAGGAGCGGCGTATCCGTGGCGGCATCGAGTGTGGCGAAGACAAGGCCGCCGTCGGAGGTCCAGGCGAACGCCGTGGCTCCCGCGCCCAGCGTGGTCACGGATCGAGTGGACGGCTCGACCAACATGATGCCGCCGTCATCGTCGAGTGCGGCAAGGACTTCGCCGACGGGCGACCAGGCGGCGTCTCTTAACCCGGCGGCGAGCTCGACCGGTTGCGGCGTCTGACCTTCGGCCGGCAGCGTGGCGTCCCAGAACAAGAGCTGGCAGGGCGTGTTCCCGAGGCAGTGCCGGAAGGCCTGCCAGCGTCCGCTCGCAGAGGTGGCCGGGCGATAGGTGTTCTCCTGGGCCCTGCCCAGTTCGGCGCCGTCTGGCGTGAATCGGTACAGGAGGTTCGATGATCTCAGGACGATAACACCGTCCGCTGAGGGGTCGGGCACCACCTCATCGGGTTCGATGACCGTTACAGCAGCGGGCGCCGCGGGGTCGGGAGCGTCTCGGCGCACCGCGACATACACGCTCGCCAGGATGGCTGCGAGCGATACCAGGCTGCTGGCAAGCAGGAAGACTCTCCAGCGCATGACGGCCCTCCTCTTTAACGACGTATCGTCGTGACGGCCATTATCACAGCGCCACCGGAAATGTCACTACCCTCGGGCCGGCTGGTCTGCTGGCCGGCTGGCCGCCCAGCGCCCGCCGTTGCCTCGCTGTAGGCGCCCTTCGGAAAGGGCGCGTCAGACGCCGCCCGGCGGTGTCACCGACGGCGACGCGGGCCGGGACGCCAGCCAGGCTTCTACCTTGTCGAGCGGTACCTGCCAGTTCATGCGCGACAGGTAGGGCTTGAAGCCAAGCTCGTTGTTGATGCGGAGCATCGGGGCGTTGGACTGGGCGTTGCCCGTCCGGATGAAGCGGACCAGGGGCCGCTCGCGCAGGACCTTGTCGAGCATCGATGCCTTCAGCCACTTGCCCAGGCCGCGGTTGCGGAACTCGGGGAAGACGCCGGTGTCGCCCTGGTTGAGCTCGTAGGGCAGACCGGGCCGGTAGAGGACCTCGGTATAGCCGGCCAGGCGGCCGCTCTCTCGGTGGCGGACGTACATCGTCCAGCGCTCCCAGTTGGCGGCCCGCTCGTACGCCTCGAGTTCGCGCAGGCGCTCCGGCGTCATCGGCGAGTCCTCCATGGCGAGGTCGTCGCGTGGGGCGGTGTTCATCACCTCCATCAGGGCAACGATGGCTTCGAGCTGGTCCTCCGGCATGGCGCCTTCGACCAGCACCATCTCGAACTCCCTCTCGAGCGAGGAACCGAGCGCGAGCCAGTCCGCCAGCGCCTTCCAGTTGACCTCGTCGATGTTGAGCTGGTTGGTGTACACCGCCTGCGCGGGCGTCGCGCCCAGGGCCCGCATGAAGGCTTCGCCGCCGGGCGCGCGTGAGGTGGTCGAACCGAAGAGCATGGTCCGGCCGTCCGCCTTCGAGGCGTCGACGACCAGGCGCAGCAGGGCCGTGCCGAGCCCTCTGCGCCGCCAGGCGGGATCGACGCTGATGTACGCCCAGGCGGGCGTGGCGGTTGTACGGCGTGCGCTGCAGCGAGACGCCGCCGCTCGCCACGATCGCGCCCTCTCGCCACACGAACCACGTGCGCTGGTCTACGTAGGAGGGCAACTCGCGGTAGTTGAGCTTCGTCTCCTCGAGGGGCGTCGGAGGGTCGTCGGGCCAGGACTCCGCTGCCGTGAGGTTGTCGAACGCGTTGATCGCGACGAAGTCGGCGTCAGTGGCGGCGCCCCGGTCGAATGGTCGGATGTCGAAGCCTGGGCCGGACATGAGGCGCCTCGTGCCGAGATGTAACGAGAAGTGTAGCGGAAAGGACAAGCGACGAGGGTCGCGTAACCCGCGGCCGACTTGCCCGCCTCCGTCGGAGCCTACTCTGCACGACGGGACCGCAGGCGCAGCCGCCTCTAGCGAGAGTCGCATCTTCGGGCGCCGCCCGCTTCCCGCTCCGCTCTTCCTTGTCCCCTGTTCCGTGTTCTCTGATACTTCGACTCACGACACACCCGCTTAGGAGCACCGACCATGGACTTCCAGCTCACAGAGCAGCAGAAGCTGATCCAGGAGACCGCCCGCCGCATCGCTCGGGAGAAGGTGGCGCCGCGCGCCGCCGAGATCGACGAGAAGGAAGAGTACCCGGAGGACATCTATCAGGCCTTCAAGGAGGTCGGCCTCCTGGGGCTCTCCATTCCGCAGGAGTACGGCGGCTCCGGCGCCGGCGTGCTCGCCCTCGCCCTGGCCGTGGAGGAGGTCGCGAAGTACTGCTGCTCCTCCGGCCTCATTCTCCTGCTCTCCATGCTCTCGACCCAGCCGATCATCATTGGCGGTACGGAGGAGCAGAAGAAGCGCTGGGCCGGGGCCGTCGCCCGCGGCGAAATGCGCGCCTCCTTCTGCCTCACCGAACCCTCGACGGGCTCCGACGCCGCCAACCTGCGCACCCGCGCCGTCCGCGACGGGGATGACTACGTCCTCAATGGCGAGAAGTCCTACATCTCTGGCGGCACCGTCGCCGATTTCGTCACGCTGTTCGCGAAGACGGACCCCACCGCCGGCTCGCGCGGCATCACCGGCTTCATCATCGACGCCAAGAACACGCCCGGCTTCTCGGTCGCCCGCACGGACCGCAAGATGGGAGTGAAGGCCGTCGCGACGGCACATTTCGCCATCCAGGACGCCCGCGTCCCGGCCGAGAACGTCATCGGCGGCAGCGAGGGGCGCGGATTCAATGCGGCGATGCTCGGCCTCAACACCTGCCGCCCCGTGGTCGGCGCCCGCGGGCTCGGCCTCGCCGAAGGCGCGCTCGCCTACGCGCTCGAGTACGCGCGCAAGCGCGAGGCCTTCGGCTCACCGATCGCAGACTTGCAGGCGATCCAGTTCATGCTCGCCGACATGGCTATCGCCATCGAGGCCTCACGACTCCTCGTCTACCAGGCCGCCTGGAACGTCGACCATGGCCTCTACCAGCGCGAGCACGCCCACTACCTCTCGATCGCGAAGGCGTTCGCGACCGAGACCGCGGTCAAGGTGTCCTCGGACGCGATCCAGATACTGGGCGCGCAGGGCTACATGATGGACCACCCGCTGGAGCGGCATTACCGCGACGCGCGTCAGCTGATGATCGTGGAGGGGACGAGCCAGATCCAGCGCGTCCTGATCTCGCGCGCCCTCCTCGACCGCAACCTTGTGTACGCGTGACGCCCTTCCCGGCGGGGCTGCCCTTCGAGCTCAGAGCAGAGGCCGGACCAGAGTCCGGCCTCTGCCCCGCCACCGGGACTTCAAGGGTCCTAGCCCTTGGCGATCCAGGTCTTCCAGAGGTTCCAGTCCCCTCGCAGGTAGCCGTCCAGGCCCGTCACCTGCAGGTCCCGCACACGCCCTTTCACGACGATGAAGGTTTCGCGGTGGTACAGGGGTGCGATCGCTGCGTCCTCGAGCACGAGCCGGTGAACCTGAGCGTACAGGTCCAGATGCTTTCGCACATCGGTCTCTGACCTGGCCTTCTCCAGCAACTCGTCTACCCTGGGGTTGCTGTAGTGGTAGACGTTGAAGTTCCCGTTCGTGCCGAAGTGCTCCGGCAGCCAGTTGTCCGGGTAGGCCCAGTCCGCCGACCACCCGGACATGCTCATGTTGAAGTCGCCGCGAGTAAAGCGGGACTGGTATGTCGCCGCATCTACAAGCTCCACATTGACCTCAACGCCGAGGTTGCGGCGGAATTGCTCCTGCATGAACTGGGCGATGAGGCGGTTCGTGTCGTTCGTGCGGAGGAAGAGAGTGACCTTCGGCAGGCCTTCGCCGTTTGGATAGCCCGCAGCAGCGAGCAGCGCGCGGGCCTTCGCCGGGTCGAATTCGTATTGCTTGCCGGCCGCGGCCTCATAACCGGGCATGCCCGGCGGCAGCCAGCCGTTTGCGGCGACGCCGACGCCCTGAAGGACGCCCTCGATCAACGCGCGCCGGTCGACGGCGGTAGCGAAGGCCTGCCGCACTTTATGGTTGTCGAAGGGCTTGTCCTGGCTATTGAAAGCCAGGGCCGCCGTGCCAAGGTCGACCTGGCGCTTCAGGTCAGCATTCAGAGGAGAACCGGAGGTCGCGACCTCGCGCCGGCTGGCCGGGGGCACCGGCGCTACGTCGATCTCGCCCGCCTGGTAGGCCGCGAAAGCAGCGACCTCATCTTCGATGATGCTCAACGTGACCTTCGAGAGCAGGGCTCGGCCAAGGTGCCAGTTAGGGTTAGGTTCCAGCGCCAGGC
It encodes the following:
- a CDS encoding acyl-CoA dehydrogenase family protein, with translation MDFQLTEQQKLIQETARRIAREKVAPRAAEIDEKEEYPEDIYQAFKEVGLLGLSIPQEYGGSGAGVLALALAVEEVAKYCCSSGLILLLSMLSTQPIIIGGTEEQKKRWAGAVARGEMRASFCLTEPSTGSDAANLRTRAVRDGDDYVLNGEKSYISGGTVADFVTLFAKTDPTAGSRGITGFIIDAKNTPGFSVARTDRKMGVKAVATAHFAIQDARVPAENVIGGSEGRGFNAAMLGLNTCRPVVGARGLGLAEGALAYALEYARKREAFGSPIADLQAIQFMLADMAIAIEASRLLVYQAAWNVDHGLYQREHAHYLSIAKAFATETAVKVSSDAIQILGAQGYMMDHPLERHYRDARQLMIVEGTSQIQRVLISRALLDRNLVYA
- a CDS encoding peptide ABC transporter substrate-binding protein — its product is MKPARFHFWQLAAAVALATLAVACGTGDDESARTGEMAPADQQVLRLRLGAEPRTLDPHQANFTTDISVVKQLFSSLFRYDERLNVVPDMAAELPTTENGGISRDGKTYTVRLRRDLKWSDGAPLTADDVVFGLKRMLDPKVASPYAGNFGVIAGAREYSTALGTKSAPKAPSDAELAALREAVGVTAKDERTVVFTLTAPSASFLNQLALWASAPVRKDVIERGPSWTEAGSLVGNGPFVLTEWTHGARLALEPNPNWHLGRALLSKVTLSIIEDEVAAFAAYQAGEIDVAPVPPASRREVATSGSPLNADLKRQVDLGTAALAFNSQDKPFDNHKVRQAFATAVDRRALIEGVLQGVGVAANGWLPPGMPGYEAAAGKQYEFDPAKARALLAAAGYPNGEGLPKVTLFLRTNDTNRLIAQFMQEQFRRNLGVEVNVELVDAATYQSRFTRGDFNMSMSGWSADWAYPDNWLPEHFGTNGNFNVYHYSNPRVDELLEKARSETDVRKHLDLYAQVHRLVLEDAAIAPLYHRETFIVVKGRVRDLQVTGLDGYLRGDWNLWKTWIAKG